The genomic region atcacagtgctcccttctctgccctcactgcactccctgctctttgtgacaaacttcctaccatggactggtcctcttgggcCTCATATCTACTGTCTCTGAATATCATTactgcattatttcttttttctttttttttttttgttttttttttggtttttgggccacacccgtttgacgctcaggggttactcctggctatgtgctcagaaatcgcccctggcttggggggaccatatgggacgccgggggatcgaaccgcggtccttccttggctagcgcttgcaaggcagacaccttacctccagcgccacctacccggccccaactgcattatttcttttttaaaaatattccacagatgggcccggagagatagcacagcggtgtttgccttgcaagcagccaatccgggaccaaaggtggttggttcgaatcctggtgtcccatatggtcccccgtgcctgtcaggagctatttctgagcagacagccaggagtaacccctgagcaccgccgggtgtggcccaaaaactaaaaaaaaaaaaaaaaaaaaaaaaattccacagatgaggctaaagtgatagcacagcagtagggcagttgccttgcatgtgcccaacctgggacgaacccatgctcaatatatatacatattcatatatagcTGTTTATacccaggacttattcctggctttgaaaaCAAGGTGaattcctggccatgctcagggactatatgtggtgctgggattaaactggggttgactgtgatcaagacaagcaccctgacCCCAggactatctctatggccctgagtataatttaaatattaagtggtaaacaagtaaattataaaaaaaacacaattcctgttattttctattgttctgctttgtgtgtgtgtgtgtgtgtgtgtgtgtgtgtgtgtgtgtgtgtgtgtgtgtgtgtgtgtgtgtggtttttgggtcacacccggcagtgctcaggggaaactcctggctccatgctcagaaattgctcctggaaggcatgggggaccatatgtattcCCTATTGTTCTAATGACATTCTTCTTGGCCTTTATGTCCTCTACTGCTTTAATTTTACAAAAGTTAGTAAACATCTACCTAGCTTTCGTCAAACAAAAGAGAACTTACAAAATATACTTCTGAGTAGTGTGGCAAACTctttgggaaagaaaaagaacacattCCGAACAACCATATGGTGATCCTAGGTACAAGTACAGCCCAATTTGAATTATGCCAATGAAGAGATTCAGAAATACCTtagtgaagaaagagaaagcctCAATTTCTCCCCTTGCTCACTGTTGCTTGGGGCTCTATCTTAGCTGACCTAAGCCTATATTTTTAGACATCCCTGCAAATTCCTAACAGCTCTCTGAGACTGGATAGTTCACTCTTTTCCAAGACCATAAATTcattttttcgtttttttttttttttttttttttagtttttgagtcatacccggcagtgctcaggggttacttccagctctatgctcagaaatcgctcctggaaggctcaggggaccatatggaatgctgggattcgaaccacagtccttctgcatgataggcaaatgccctacctccatgatatctctccggcccccttccaaGATCATAAATTCTGCCAAAAACTCTTGTGCTCAcaggaaatcaaaaaataatggACAATGCCCATGCAGTGGGCTGAATAAATCACCCAAAAGACCCCACATACATATAGGTTGTGCACCCTGTCTTAACAACACAGATAGGCCCTAAATTAATGAGGCCTTTCTGGGAAGTCAATGGGAATCCATGGCTACTCTGATCTGTAACACAGAGACCCAGGGTTCCTAAAAAACCTACAAATGAGCCTTACATCACTTAGTTCTATACTAAGTTATTCCCCcgttagggatttttttttctcttctacttttccATAAACTTTTCTCTGTTCAAACTGAACATCAAGATGACTCAATATTTTCACTTATGAAAATAGTGAACTGCTTAGGAACCATGGAGAACACAGAGATGAGCTGTCACTGCCTCCGTCAGTAATGAAACCTGAGGACAagggttaaggagcttgccttgcatggaactaaccctagttcaatcccaggcaccaatTATGTGCactcaaatactgccaggagtgattcctcagcccagagcaggggtaaaccctgagcatttccagtggAAGcctccaaatccaaaataaataaaaacaaactagagTAGAATAAAGTCCTACCATATGAAATTCTAAAAACTTGCATTACCACgggaaatttagaaaaaatacctACCAGATGTAATATTTAGTAATATTAACATGAGAAACAATTAAAtactacattttatataaaaatcctCAATAAAGCAATAGTAGCATCAATATAATTGAGGAGCACTTGAAAGAATACTGAGAATGAATTGGGATGGAGTGATGGCACTGTGATAGAGcattgtctgctcagaaatagctcctggcaggcacaggggaccatatggagcaccgggattcgaaccaaccacctttggtcctggatcagctgcttgcaaggcaaacgccgctgtgctatctctccaggccctagagcattttctttgcatgcaacagacctggcttctatctctagcatcccatatggtcccctgagcacctcaagggGTGATTATtgaccacagagtcaggattgacccctgagcactgccaggtatagcccaacccCCGACCCTGCCAAAATATTGAGAATTTAAATAGATCAAGCTGCTattcaaaaaaaattactaaaagaaaatgcTGGGGCGAAGATGCTCTTCTTtagaatttatttgggggggggcacactcagtggcactcaggggttactcctggctctgtgctcagaactcactcctggaaggcacgggggccccctatatgggatgccaggattcgaaccaccatttgtcctggatcggccaattgcaaggcaaacgaacgCCTACGGCTTTGCTACCTCTCCGGTCCCGTTCCAATGGGTATTTTTAAACACAAAGAATATAGTTTTTCAAGGCAGGGTATTCTGCCTCTCTAAGGAACAGTGTGGTAAGGAGACCATCCTTCCCACCTTGCAGTGCCCTAGGACAAGATCAAATGCGTGAAACGTCTCCGAAGATCCCACATTATGAAAGGCTGCTAGACTGATAGCattctgtgcttttcttttccaAGTCTCTGGGTTTGAATCTGAGCACTGTGAGCAGAGAACTCCAGGAATCTGCAGTCTTTGTAAAGGAGGAAGAATTCTGCttgatgaaaaaagaaagtggaatttCCTCCCCTTTTCCTCTGCTCCTATCCCCCTTAGAAACCCAGAGGGCCCCTGGTCGTCATGGAAACAGTGGCCTGCTAAGAGGGTTCACAAGGGAAACCAAGGGTGGGAGAACTTGTTTCTTAAGTGGGGGAGCTGCCATGCCTTTGTTGGCGGCCCCCACACTCATGATTTATGACTTGGTAAATTTTCCCTCAGCcatcttgtcttctttcttcattttcggCTCAAATAATGACTCAAagataacaacaaaaacagagagagaactGTACGGGAAGCAGAAAGTTCTAGAGATGATAAGGAGAGAGGTTGTTTAAAAACCTCCTTCACATGGCTTAAAATTCCTCAGTCCCGCCGCCCCTCAGGGGGCCCTCACTGGGGTTGGTCCTAATTAGCCCTGCAAAGCTTATCCTGAGCAACTTCCAGGCTGAACTCTGGGCAGTGGGAGGCTATAGAGCAAATCTTTTCGGTTCTCTGCGCCATGTTGTCAGTCACTCCTGAAATTCCTGAGCCTGGTCACTACAGCAAGAGTGGAAGCCACTGGCTGTGAAAGGTTCTGACAaatcacaatgacaaaccccccaaaacaaaacagataaaaattcaGCAAAAAATACTTAATGGTACACATTGGGGCATGCATTTGTCCCCATAATTTAGTTTTCCCTTGTTGCCACAAACTGCAATTGTTGCTTTTATAGTCATGCATGTATTTTATGAGCTTTAATTTCAGAATACTTGATACAATATGCCCTCTGGATAAATACTATATTAAATGACTACCATCATTAAGTAGGTGATatttaaacacaaagaaaaaatgtagTGTTGCAAATCATGCCTCTATTATAACAGTATTGAAAAGGCTTGAATAAAAGTGTCTCCTCACTCTGCTCACATTTTGTTGGGATTATAAAGAGCTCATTTTTTTCTTGATCATGAGAAATGAAATTGCaattacagttttcttttttacaagattttcaggggctggagagatagcatggaggtaaggcgtttgcctttcatgcaagagttcattggttcgaatcccggcgtcccatatggtcccccgtgcctgccaggagcaatttctgagtctggagccaggaataacccctgagcactgccacacacacaaaagattttcaaaaaaaatacgATAAACTGAGTAAACAGCAAATAGAagattttgcagaaaagttaacTACAATTTTGTTTGAAACATATAAAAGTCACTGGCACTCTGATTGCCCTTCTAAAGGTCAAGCCTTCAGCTGTATCAGGAGAAACAATAACCAGAACAGTGATCCCATTTTAGAAAAGGCTTGTGCTGAAAGCAATGTGGATTTTACTCACCTGGGACTTCCAAAGGAGATGACCATATGGGTAGATCCCTTTGAAGTGTGCTGTAGATATGGTGAGAGAAATCATCCTTTTACAATTGCTTCTTTTAAAGGCAGTTGGGAGGAACAGAAATTATCCCAACAAATTAGTCAGGCTGTTAGTAGAGCTACCTTAGACTACTTCTCAGGCACGTCCTCTGATGAAGAAAGTCGTAACAAAGAACCACAGATAATTCCTAAAGTCAGCAATCCAAACTTGAAACAGCCCTTTCAGTCTCGGCTCCAAATCCCTCGCAGAATGAATTCAGCAGATGGACATGTGGACCTCTTAGGAAGTACTTACTATATGTTGCATAAAAATTCTAAGGGTTATAGACCTGCTGCTCTATACAGGGTAGACAGGTACCACTGGGttaacaaaaaaactataaagaaatgaCTGAGTGGTGTGCTGTAGAAATTGCTCAGAGGAgacactgatttttttctaaaacgAAAATGAACCCAAGATTGAGAGatccatgaaagaaaaaaaaaataaccattacATTAGGGATAAGGAGTTGTGGTAGTAATCCTTGATGATGTGTTTAGctgcaattatttttaacttaatcatTATTTTATGAAACTAATGGATGCACTTGATATTCTAATATAACACAGATAATAACTTATGATAAGATTTAATGAAGTATGAAAAGTAAGTTTGAATAAACATATTGTTCTTACTGTTTTTAGTTAAATTTACTCTAAGTTTTAAATGTTCATGTTTCTTCATTAGTTTTGAAAAGTAGATCAGCATTTAAGGTTAGACTGATGTTTATTATAAAGTACTTaaagacaaaaactaaataaaaataaaaataaaaaaacagtattgAAAGGGACTAAAATTTTCATGGTGGTAGAATACTACATTTGTAGAAAACGTAGAATTGAAAGTATATGCTGAGTGTCTCATTTGTGACTCATTAAAAacttcacattttatatttttctgactcACTTTGCTCCAACAAACTTTTATCAAAGACCCCAACCTTCTGCAGGACCCATCTCTGTACTTCCTTCTAAAACCTGTTTTTAGCACAGACCCCACTAAATCACTTTTACTGAAGTCTTCAATCTTTCTATCGAACCTCCTTGATTTTCACAGGTTCGAATCCTCCAGCACCCCCAGACAATGTCTGATCTCTGAGCCAAACATAGCTTCAGCAAGAATCTGGTAAAAAGGAGTTTAAGCCAGATCCCCCACTTTTGTGTTGAACTCCATTCTCTCCCTTCTATTGTAAAATCTAGTTGTCAGATCTCTACATCTTTCCTCAATCATCTCCCTCTCTGTATTAAATATGTAACTGGATCTTTATTTTCATAATCACCTGTGTGCATTACTGTTTAAAAAATAGGgccagcccggagagatagcacagcggcgtttgccttgcaagcagccgatccaggacctaaggtggttggttcgaatcccggggtcccatatggtcccccgtgcctgccaggagctatttctgagcagacagccaggagtaacctttgagcaccgctgggtgtgacccaaaaaatcaaactccccccccaaaaaaaaattagggccaggggccagagagatagcacagcaatagggcatatttgccttgcatatggcctactcaggacagacctgggtttgattcccggcatcccacatgttcccccatgcctgtcatTTACTTACATattctgatttaaatttttactataaaaCATGAAAGATGTAAGATCAAATTAACAAAAGTATAAAATTCAGTACTTCCAACACTGTATAAAATGCATTGACATATAACATCAAACTGATGTGAGTGATCACCTCCTTTGTTTAAATCACACACTTGTACCAAAATTGGCTTTTGTTGGAATCTAAGCATGTCAGGGTAGTGAGTTCACACACAAGTGCATAGCtaaacagcagtagggtgtttgccctgcaagcaactgatccaggatggatggtggttcgaattccagcatcccgtatggttcctcgtgcctgccaggagctatttctgagcacagaaacaggagtaacccccgagagttgctgggtgtgacccaaaaaccaaaacaaaacaaaaaaaattccacaaaaaactaaaaaaacccaTGTGCACAGCTGAATGATCCAAGGCTTTATAGACTGCTGAGCTTAAATTAGTTTTATCTGACTCTTTCAGGGGAAAAATGTTACCAATGACAGGGCTTGAGAAATGTCCAGAActaagtaacaaaataaaactggaaagcaaagttatttttctttaaaaaaaaaaaaagcttggaatTAAATCTATCATCTATGCTTATATAATCAAATTATATGATTAATATACCATATTATTAATATAAGCATACAtttaatgtattatattatttaactCTATAACTAAATCTATGCTGAGGTTGATGGAATAAGAAGTCAGTatacatagaaaaataagaaCTCGTAGCCATTTTAAATGCTTTTgttatgggctggagcagtggcgcaggtggtagggcattttccttgcatgtgctaacctaggatggactgtggtttgctccgccagtgtcccatatggtcccccaaggcagggacgatttctgagggaatagccaggagtaacctttaagcatcactgggtgtggcccaaaaacaaaaaacaaaaacgaacaacaaaaaaaaagcttttgttaGGTTCCAGTTGACCACCCGAGTTCCACCTCCAATATTGCAAAAGGAAGTTTATTTGACTAGTtgaggtccaagtctcatccaaccaagggagtcttgacaaggatCTAAAAGCAAAATTTTAGCTAGTTTATATAGACATCACAAGCATTACTAGCATAAGCCTTTCACTGGTTAATACAACAGTTGAGCTTTTACAGTTTACATGGTTGGTCTTTAACTTCCACCAAATGCATGATTGGTTTATATCAATTTGTGCACACGCACAATATTTCTTAACATTGATGTTTCATCTTATCTCTGACTCATCTGACTCAATTTTGGTTGTCAAGGGGCCTTATCATGTGAAACATTCCAGACCCACCTAATTCCTCTATCCTAGCAGAATAGGGAGGGTCTTGACATCCCCGCATTCCTTCTGtggatttatttctgagttaattgCCTCAGACTGGTCTCAGAGTGGAACGGAGTTAACTCCCTCCACTCTGGCTCAGAATGGAAGCTTTAGCTAAGAGCGGGAAAGAACCTAACCTTTTAATCTGCCTgctttttaaatgcttttaaacTGTCTCAGTAAAATCTGCTTTTACTAAGATTTGGGCTCCTAGGATCCTGACCACGGACACAAGGGAAATGTTGGTTCTCACACTTTGTGACTCCTTTCCCACAATTTCCATGATTTCAAATATGAAAACCAGTATTTTATAATGAGAACATTTCTATACATTGAAAAATATTCGACCTTGAAGTAGCAAGTTCTCTCAAATGGAACATGTTCGAAGTGGAAAAATAACCTACAGGAAATCATCAGAAAATCttgaggggctgggcggtggcgctaaaggtaaggtgcctgccttgcctgcactaaccttggacggaccgcggttcgatcccccggtgtcccatatggtcccccaagccaggagcaacttctgagcacatagccaggagtaacccctgagcgttactgggtgtggcccaaaaaccaaaaaaaaaaaaaaaaaaaaagaaaatcttgaaaGATACATTagcttttttaagaaaaaaataaaagtctgacAACTTTTGCATACTAAAACTATCTTTTAGATAATGGCATCATTATAGGAAAGTTACCATTAAAGatgtcattaaaaattaaaattaaatcaattaaaataaaaatgaaataaaaatcaatcaacatttaaaaatccttttttaaGTGTTTACATAGGCAGAAATACGCAAGGGAGAAGAGAGCTGTGAAAAATGTCACCATTTGAGGGAAGAACAAGAAGTAAAACGCGAGTGTAGCACAAATCCAAGGACTAAGCGCGGGAACAAAGGTCAGAAGCTAGGAAGGATAAAATTTAGGGCGCGGGGCTTTGCACGCTTTATTGGAAACTTTTGCAGAAATGGAGACCAGCGGCGGCAACTCCCCCGGGGACTGAAGGCGGAAACGCGGAGCGCGCGGGAAACGGAAATGCCCGCGGGGCAAGGAAGTGCGCACGCGCCGCCCGCTCACCGCCGGGCTCCGGCCCCAGCGCCGGGCGGCGGCGCCGAAAAGTGACGCAAGCAGCCGTCGCGCGCGTGGTGACGCACTTCCGGCCCGCCGCGGCAGCGCGCGAAACTTGATGGCGGCCTTCTCCGGCGGAGCGGCGAGACTCCGCCCTTATGGCCGCCCTCGGCTTGGCTGGGACCCGCGTCAGGGAGCGCAGCCCTTGCCTCTGACTTGGAAGGGCTTTCGGAGAAGAAGGAACCTCGGCCTGGGGATCCAAGTCAAGACTGGCTTGCGGATGGAGAGAGATGCGGAGCTCCTGAGCGCTGCGGCAGCCATCGAGGCTCGTGCAGGAAGCAGCAAGAACAGCACGAAAACAAAAGTCCCCGGAAACCCCCAACGCAAAACTCGAACCTTGAAGATGCAGTAGCGACTCTAGGCATGCGCACATGGGTGCGGGGCCTTGGCATGGACACATGGACACACACTCCTGCGTAGTTGTGTCTTTGGGTTtgagtttggttttgggtcacacccagcggtgctcaggggttcctcctggctctgcacgggggaccatatggggtgccggggatcgaacctggatcctgGGGAGCCTGCTTGcgggcaaacgccctatcgctgtgctatctctctagccccatgttgtctaaaacttttttttttttttgtcaaggcCTGCGTGGTAACTGAACTGCAccaagggtaattcctgagtatggagccagaatGAACCCCGAGCATAGCCGCGGTTAGCcccaaactaatatatatatatatatatatacatacacatatacatacatacatacatacatatatatatataataaagtgataaatttttactttttggatcacatctggagaatctcagggttcactcctggcttgtttgggggaccagaaggggtgccagggattgaactcagttcgCCAGTACAAAGCAAGCAACTTCCCTGCTTTACAATTGCTCCAGTCCAGTACATATCCCTAGTTTTTTACAAATCGAACCAACTGATCGACAGCTTTCAGGCCAACCTTTAACCCTTTCCTTGCACCTATGTAGACTATAGTGGTGATTTGCCTGGAGTCCCTCTCCCGTACTTTTCCGGGGAATACATATGAATTGTTTTTGCTCGACAAGCtatttttcattgtatttcaGATTTGAAGCAAGTGCTTTAAAACTCCTGTCCAACACCGCCATTTGGTTCCCGATCCTAGATTAACAAACATCCGCCTTTTTTCCTTCTTGCATTTTATTTCTCAGGCCattggttttccttttttgtggttGCTAGATGGCGCTGTGAGTCCAAGGGTCCCCGATTCCCCAAAGCTTACGGGTGGGTAGCCATTGGATTCTGAAATTCGAGAAGGTGGTCTGAAAGCATGAAAGTGAACTGTGTTTTGGAGCTGAATTGGCTCCTTGAGGAGCTGCATTCACCGTCTGACTGGCGTCTTTCACACGAAGTATAACTCAATCAAGAGAAAGTTGTACTCAAAAATAGTAACTTTCTCTGACCATTTCTCCCGGATCTAGGTGGTCTCTTATTTCCCCCACCGAATACTTACACAGACTTAATACTTTGCTTGTATAAAGTCTGATTTTAACCCCTTCTCACCTTTTATTTTGCAGTCAAATTTACAAGACTAAATTCTCATCTTACAATTCACTAGCTGAGTTCTACTGTAAGCCAGCCGGCTCTATTGCTGTCTCtgctaaacatataaaatattaagaaataattttaattcaaacACATTTACACTGGAAGATATCACTCAGAAATCTAGCCCAGACATATTTACAGCTGTCTTCAACTGTACAAGAACTTCTACTTTTCATGAGCTCATGAGACATCACAAATCTCTTCATTTCTGTATATGCCCTGACCCTACAGGAAtacatcaattctttttttccttttactttttaaaatatctttatttaaacaccttgatacagatatgattgtagttgggtttcaatcatgtaaagaacaacccccttcaccagtgcaacattcccatcaccaatgtcccagatctcccacctccccaccccatccctgcctgtattctggacaggctttctacttccctcattcattcacattgttatgaattttttcagtgtagttatttctctatcttcaCTCATCACTCTAGCTGTGGTACTACCACTTTGGCTTAAACACTGAATACTTAAGTAGGAAGAATGACCAAAGCTAAAGAGGTGGAAGAacagtaaaaatgaaaatcaccTGAATTTTCATAGAAAGGTATGAGTTTAAATCACAGTAAACatctaaaaaagtattttttttacataataaCATGGTTGATACTGATTTTGGCAAAGATACAAGGCAACTAGAGTTCTCATTTTTGCTGTTGGGGATGGAAAATGGATCATATGCTTGGGAAACCAGCTGCATGGTTTCTTGGAGAGTGAATTAGATCATTATATGATCCTATCATCTTGCTTTCAGGTACAACAGAAATTTGGGGGTGAGGGATGTTCTATATCTTTATGGTTGTTGTTTCATGATTGCATTTGTGAGACCGTGTTGAATACCTACTGATAAACATGGTTTTCACCTTAACAAATACACGTGAAATAAATGGGCTCCATCTCCCTTTCagtaaaatatgttttcattAGTAGCCTTCTTGATGATAAAATGtggttttgtggggctggagccgtggcgcaagtggtagggcatttgccttgctcatgctaacttaggacaggccatggttctatcccctggtgtcccaaatagtcctccaagccaatagccaggagtaaccactgagtgtcactgggtgtggcccaaaaaccaaaaaaagtgtggttttggggtcTGGAGCCATTGCACagcaaggaaggcacttgccttgcacaatctgacctggttagatcccctgcttccactaaggtcccctgagcatacctgggagtgatccttgagcatggagcaagaaataacccttgagcacttctgggtatactGCATCCTTTCCCAAATGTAATGAatagatatttttcatttatgcCTCCTGCCTAGAAAGTTTTCATTTATGCCTCCTGCCTAGAGATCAAATAATATTGCTTACTCGTCTAGGTGTATCTCAGTTccttcagtttttgtttgtttgtttgggccacacctagtgatgttcaggagttactcctgaatatgcactcagaaattgctcctgactcaggggactataggggatttcaggggatagaaccgcagtccatcctaggctagcaccggcaaggcagatgccttactgctccacgccaccgctctggccctggtttCTTCAGTTTTATGACAAAAGATCATTTACTATTCTTACCTTACTGTCATTAGACCTCTACAGCTCTAGAGCTAGTCATTCCTTGTATCCTTTACCTTCAAATATATGTTCATacttcttacagaaataattgtgTTTTCCCAAATTTCCTCTATGGAAAGTCAACCCATTCCTCTGAATGTGCAGCATCTGGAGAAGGAGAGCATGTTAAGAGGCAAAATGGCAGCAGAATGAAACCTGAGCCTTGAACCAGTGTGAACAAACTCCTTTGAGGAAAAGGAAatatgaaggaagaaaatgataCCATGGAGGAAAGACTCTGTGAAGGTGCGGGGCTATACTCAGCTGTGATCTGAAGGAAGAGGCCACAGAGGAGTCAATATACTGGGAAATACTACTGCAGTGAGGAATTCCTGTCTGCCCTGGGCCACCAAATGCATTTCACACAAATGCAAGGCTCCAGCATTAACTTGGCCATAACTGAATAAtcaacttttattgttttgtttagggccacatccagtggtgctctgggctcgACTCCTGGAGCTTtgattgggtgtgtgtgtgtaaattctGGCAGTATTGAAAGTCtgggtggtaccagg from Suncus etruscus isolate mSunEtr1 chromosome 11, mSunEtr1.pri.cur, whole genome shotgun sequence harbors:
- the LOC126022900 gene encoding protein BTG4-like, whose translation is MRNEIAITVFFFTRFQKKYDKLSKQQIEDFAEKLTTILFETYKSHWHSDCPSKGQAFSCIRRNNNQNSDPILEKACAESNVDFTHLGLPKEMTIWVDPFEVCCRYGERNHPFTIASFKGSWEEQKLSQQISQAVSRATLDYFSGTSSDEESRNKEPQIIPKVSNPNLKQPFQSRLQIPRRMNSADGHVDLLGSTYYMLHKNSKGYRPAALYRVDRYHWAEIRKGEESCEKCHHLREEQEVKRECSTNPRTKRGNKGQKLGRIKFRARGFARFIGNFCRNGDQRRQLPRGLKAETRSARETEMPAGQGSAHAPPAHRRAPAPAPGGGAEK